The following are from one region of the Alicyclobacillus fastidiosus genome:
- a CDS encoding SDR family NAD(P)-dependent oxidoreductase, translating into MKKALVTGANKGIGFEIARNLGKRGYDILVGARDEARGQAAVEKLAAEGISATFIKIDLNDLDSLHTAGKMIDSLDMLVNNAGIPDSAKPGRAALDLTKHTFDYTTEDLRTTMETNFLGTHELIKNLLSVLTDNAKIVNITVPISPTDFWHPLAYITSKAALNVMTLTYAYEFENMGSHRQIFGIMPGAVATDLNGMEAGAHGGFVKSPEAAGQMSTDIILSDKNQNGQIIQYDGKIITDYEIQLRG; encoded by the coding sequence ATGAAAAAAGCATTAGTAACTGGGGCAAACAAGGGAATCGGGTTTGAAATCGCTCGCAATCTTGGAAAGCGTGGCTATGACATTCTCGTAGGGGCGCGTGATGAAGCCCGTGGGCAGGCAGCCGTCGAAAAACTTGCCGCAGAAGGCATATCGGCGACGTTCATCAAGATTGACTTGAATGATCTTGATAGCTTGCACACAGCGGGTAAAATGATTGATTCGCTCGATATGTTGGTCAATAATGCTGGAATTCCTGATAGTGCCAAGCCTGGGCGCGCGGCGCTTGACCTCACAAAGCACACATTTGACTATACAACTGAGGATTTGCGCACGACGATGGAAACGAATTTTCTCGGCACACACGAACTCATAAAAAATCTGCTGTCAGTTCTGACAGACAACGCGAAAATCGTTAACATCACCGTTCCGATTTCGCCGACCGACTTTTGGCACCCACTCGCTTACATCACGAGCAAAGCAGCACTCAACGTGATGACACTGACTTACGCTTACGAGTTTGAAAATATGGGCAGCCACCGCCAGATTTTCGGCATCATGCCTGGCGCTGTCGCGACCGACTTGAACGGCATGGAAGCTGGTGCACACGGCGGCTTCGTCAAATCTCCCGAAGCCGCTGGCCAGATGAGTACCGACATTATCCTGTCTGACAAGAATCAAAATGGCCAAATTATTCAGTACGATGGAAAGATCATTACAGATTATGAGATTCAGCTAAGAGGCTAA
- a CDS encoding MerR family transcriptional regulator: protein MKCYSIGEVAAKFNIPESTLRYYEKQGLLPLIERDEAGRRLFSEDQVALLATVICLKTTHMPISGIKQYMDWFVEGDSTVDLRLEMMRNHKHKVLDEISLMTESLKRIDEKIERYTNRTQERNNN, encoded by the coding sequence ATGAAGTGTTATTCAATTGGCGAAGTAGCAGCCAAGTTCAATATACCAGAATCAACGTTACGCTATTATGAAAAACAAGGCTTACTGCCACTAATCGAGCGTGATGAAGCTGGTAGGCGGTTATTTTCAGAAGATCAAGTCGCTCTACTTGCCACCGTTATTTGTTTAAAAACCACTCACATGCCCATCAGTGGAATAAAACAGTACATGGATTGGTTTGTAGAAGGAGACAGTACTGTTGATTTGCGACTTGAAATGATGAGGAATCACAAGCACAAGGTATTAGATGAGATTTCTTTGATGACAGAATCCCTAAAAAGGATTGACGAAAAGATAGAGCGTTACACAAATCGTACTCAGGAAAGGAACAATAATTGA
- a CDS encoding DUF1871 family protein: MDDEQKRKYIRRFDIVQGVVNKWDPIGLFPSDAAPFDEYEPEIAHIVALLDKNEHDVLETAKGIFKVFSDWFGDDYAHYFPLEDCKRVAIRIWQAINGESIRD; the protein is encoded by the coding sequence ATGGACGACGAGCAAAAGCGTAAATACATCCGACGATTCGACATCGTTCAAGGTGTGGTTAATAAGTGGGACCCGATTGGATTGTTTCCAAGCGACGCTGCACCGTTTGACGAATACGAACCTGAGATTGCTCATATTGTTGCTCTGCTCGACAAAAATGAACACGATGTGCTTGAGACGGCGAAAGGCATATTCAAGGTGTTCAGCGACTGGTTTGGAGATGACTATGCTCACTATTTTCCGCTGGAAGACTGCAAAAGAGTCGCCATTCGAATATGGCAAGCTATTAACGGCGAGTCAATACGGGACTAA
- a CDS encoding DinB family protein has protein sequence MLAIQERLDTTRKHLLFAIEGLSDVQLNWKPDEHTWSIAQIVQHIATVEGGAAQIIQLGLAQEPNFVPQDKPLEKMILDRSTKANAPERLHPSAESKTLAQLKEILHNSQAQFLSALKNIEDFSLLDKTAPPMPHPIFGQMSTLQWITAVPLHEQRHVKQIEEVKEQLKTS, from the coding sequence ATGTTGGCAATTCAAGAACGGTTAGATACCACTCGAAAGCACCTATTATTCGCAATAGAAGGACTTAGCGACGTTCAATTGAACTGGAAACCTGATGAACACACATGGAGCATTGCACAAATTGTGCAGCATATTGCAACTGTGGAAGGCGGCGCAGCGCAGATTATTCAACTTGGACTTGCCCAGGAACCGAACTTTGTACCTCAAGACAAACCGCTTGAGAAGATGATTCTGGATCGGTCGACGAAAGCCAACGCGCCGGAACGTCTACATCCTTCAGCAGAATCGAAAACACTGGCGCAGTTAAAAGAAATTTTACATAACAGCCAAGCGCAATTTCTCAGTGCGCTCAAGAACATAGAGGATTTTTCCTTACTTGATAAAACCGCTCCGCCCATGCCTCACCCAATCTTTGGGCAAATGAGTACACTCCAGTGGATTACGGCAGTACCGCTGCATGAACAACGACACGTCAAACAAATCGAAGAAGTAAAAGAACAGTTGAAGACAAGTTGA
- a CDS encoding transposase has translation MLPMVRSHQQYQLFVEQQLRTHYGNGSLLFVAKDWSLVKKFWITDLSDTFQLLEGAFSCRGPKSIDPADLLRSYLLMLQVREPSITEWVNQLRRCPLYAILSGFEYGQTPGVGTFYSFFKRLWSHTSVNLSPKLRLNRKKLKGGKKGEKAPTKAYSKIANLMAQLQKRSANKPQPFDRLLGLFQQQFLTVSANLGLLGNTNALSIAGDGTPLQTATQVRNRRLCNCRELGTELCRCYRIYSQPDCDMGWDSYRNRYFFGYHLYTFVAADSFYDLPLYPRLQRASRHDSTSWVVSAREFAVRFRDYTWDKALLDAAHDALPIYEYLHARNVKPFIDWNPRSTGNKGVKKDDITFSPTGVPFCKKGLEMKDRGYDYTRGRRKYYCPLVVKGVVTCDTPCSDSPYGRCVHTYTKHNPRLFPPVARNSDEWNEVYKRRTTCERSNKRAKEDFLLEAAKHRSTMMWTVRIYGIAMCQHMDAWFQESTLDLSSLLLSA, from the coding sequence ATGTTACCAATGGTACGGTCTCATCAGCAGTATCAATTGTTTGTGGAGCAACAACTTCGTACCCACTACGGGAATGGGTCGCTTCTCTTTGTCGCCAAGGACTGGTCGCTTGTGAAGAAGTTCTGGATTACGGATCTCTCCGACACGTTTCAATTACTCGAAGGGGCTTTTTCGTGTCGAGGTCCAAAATCCATTGACCCTGCGGACTTACTTCGTTCGTATTTACTCATGTTGCAGGTCCGAGAACCATCAATTACAGAGTGGGTCAATCAGTTGCGTCGTTGCCCGCTGTATGCCATCCTTAGTGGCTTTGAGTACGGTCAGACACCAGGTGTCGGTACGTTCTACAGCTTTTTCAAGCGACTTTGGTCTCACACCTCCGTGAACCTTTCGCCAAAACTCAGACTCAATCGAAAGAAACTCAAAGGTGGCAAGAAAGGAGAAAAGGCACCAACCAAAGCGTACAGCAAAATCGCAAATCTCATGGCTCAGCTACAAAAGCGCTCAGCCAACAAGCCTCAGCCCTTTGACAGATTGCTTGGTCTCTTTCAACAGCAGTTCCTTACCGTGTCTGCCAATCTAGGCTTGCTTGGAAACACGAATGCCCTGTCCATCGCTGGGGATGGAACGCCGCTTCAAACGGCAACCCAGGTTCGGAATCGACGACTTTGCAACTGTCGTGAACTCGGCACCGAGCTATGCAGATGCTATCGCATTTATTCCCAACCCGACTGTGACATGGGCTGGGACAGTTACCGAAACAGGTACTTCTTCGGCTATCACCTCTACACTTTCGTGGCTGCCGACAGCTTTTACGACCTGCCGCTTTACCCGAGACTTCAACGAGCCTCTCGCCATGATTCAACTTCCTGGGTGGTCAGTGCCCGTGAGTTCGCCGTACGCTTTCGTGACTACACCTGGGACAAAGCACTCTTAGATGCCGCACACGACGCACTGCCCATTTATGAGTATCTTCACGCCCGAAACGTAAAGCCATTTATCGATTGGAATCCACGAAGCACGGGAAACAAAGGTGTTAAAAAGGATGACATCACGTTCTCCCCGACTGGGGTTCCGTTTTGCAAAAAGGGGCTGGAGATGAAGGATCGTGGTTACGACTACACACGGGGTCGTAGAAAATACTACTGTCCGCTCGTCGTAAAAGGTGTGGTGACTTGTGATACGCCTTGCTCCGATTCACCTTACGGAAGATGCGTACACACATACACCAAACACAATCCTCGCTTGTTCCCACCCGTCGCTCGCAACAGCGACGAGTGGAACGAAGTCTACAAACGCAGAACCACCTGCGAGCGTAGCAACAAGCGGGCAAAAGAGGACTTTCTCCTCGAAGCCGCCAAGCATCGCAGTACCATGATGTGGACCGTCCGCATCTATGGCATTGCTATGTGCCAACACATGGATGCTTGGTTCCAGGAGAGTACGCTCGACCTGAGTTCGCTACTCTTGTCAGCCTGA
- a CDS encoding alpha-D-ribose 1-methylphosphonate 5-triphosphate diphosphatase yields the protein MWITGGTVVLQDRAVQADVEIVDGMIRTIQVGGRATAGCGVDETHIDATGLFVLPGMIDIHTDAIEKEVQPRPGAQFAMDIAFRELERRMVSNGITMAYHSLSMSGGEGIRGNRLIEEVVQGLRAARESRTLMRHRVHLRYELSNTSGRPLANALIREGMVDLLSLMDHSPGQGQFKNTGNYANYVLKTYGAEGVLALTKVQEMERLRADRTWDELEPLARQALAANIRIASHDDDVCEKIDIMQSLGVTISEFPINLQAAHYAMSKQMYVSVGAPNVVRGGSHTQNLNAREAIQVGAANIICSDYHPPSMLAAVFQLVQDGTYLSEAVNFVTLHPAQAAGIDEQYGSIQVGKRADFILVERYDDLPVVRSTIIDGEVVYEANYQLLHE from the coding sequence ATGTGGATTACTGGCGGAACAGTCGTATTACAAGATCGAGCGGTGCAAGCTGACGTCGAGATCGTCGATGGGATGATCCGGACGATTCAGGTGGGGGGAAGAGCGACAGCTGGGTGTGGAGTGGACGAGACACACATCGATGCAACGGGGCTGTTCGTTCTCCCGGGCATGATTGATATACACACGGATGCGATTGAAAAGGAAGTTCAACCGCGCCCGGGTGCTCAGTTTGCTATGGATATCGCGTTTCGAGAACTCGAGCGGAGGATGGTGAGTAATGGGATCACGATGGCCTACCATTCTCTGTCGATGAGTGGAGGAGAAGGGATTCGTGGGAATCGTTTGATCGAGGAGGTCGTTCAGGGGCTCCGTGCAGCCCGCGAATCGCGAACACTAATGCGCCATCGAGTTCATCTGCGCTACGAGTTGTCGAATACGTCCGGTCGCCCCCTAGCCAATGCATTGATTCGCGAGGGGATGGTTGATCTGCTGTCCTTGATGGACCATTCACCTGGTCAAGGGCAGTTTAAGAACACAGGCAATTACGCGAACTATGTTCTAAAGACATATGGAGCAGAGGGCGTGCTCGCTCTGACCAAGGTTCAAGAGATGGAGCGCTTACGAGCGGACAGGACTTGGGACGAACTTGAGCCGCTTGCCCGGCAGGCGCTTGCTGCCAATATTCGCATCGCTTCTCATGACGACGACGTGTGTGAAAAAATCGATATCATGCAGAGCCTGGGTGTCACGATCAGCGAGTTCCCGATCAATCTCCAAGCCGCACACTATGCCATGTCAAAACAGATGTATGTTTCGGTTGGCGCACCCAACGTGGTGCGGGGCGGGTCGCATACGCAGAACCTGAACGCCCGGGAGGCCATCCAAGTCGGTGCCGCAAATATCATTTGTTCTGACTATCATCCGCCATCGATGCTAGCCGCCGTCTTTCAATTGGTGCAGGATGGAACCTACTTGTCGGAGGCGGTCAATTTCGTTACGCTACACCCCGCACAAGCTGCAGGAATAGATGAACAGTATGGTTCTATCCAAGTGGGGAAACGAGCGGACTTCATCCTTGTGGAACGATATGACGACCTGCCAGTGGTTAGAAGTACGATCATTGACGGAGAGGTTGTGTATGAGGCAAATTATCAACTGCTGCACGAGTAA
- a CDS encoding alpha-D-ribose 1-methylphosphonate 5-triphosphate diphosphatase yields MTSRDTHRWMVRNVNVVTPVEVVRDGYVTIRDGIIEHVGTTPAGEEATLPSVDGQGSWLLPGFIDLHNDAIEKEIEPRPNAFIPVEIAFFALEHRLVSHGVTSIYHSLSFASNEFGVRSLDRVETIVRELHSLGAAGRIRHLVHGRYEITDERACDVLAPLIDDGFIDLLSLMDHTPGQGQFRQLEDYANFMSATYQRDRTEIAKFVEQKQAVREVAALAYIERLTCKAKARGIRIASHDDDTARKVQMMQERGITLSEFPVTLEAARAATESEMGVIVGAPNVVRGGSTSNNLKASDAILNGVAQILCSDYMPSSILHAVFTLHFRHGMPMYEAVNMASLNPARALGLESTSGSISPGKLADFSLVRLHQKTPIVERVFVGGTQVLYVGDGAHKRAVQPAKQGVVQS; encoded by the coding sequence ATGACGAGTCGTGACACGCATCGGTGGATGGTGAGAAACGTGAATGTGGTGACACCCGTGGAAGTCGTCCGAGACGGGTACGTCACCATCCGTGATGGGATCATCGAACACGTTGGCACTACACCCGCAGGGGAAGAAGCAACGCTGCCATCTGTCGATGGTCAAGGCTCCTGGCTGTTGCCGGGGTTTATCGATCTGCACAACGACGCCATCGAGAAAGAAATTGAACCGAGACCGAATGCATTCATACCGGTGGAAATTGCGTTTTTTGCGCTGGAACACCGCTTAGTGAGTCATGGTGTGACCTCCATCTATCACTCTCTGTCGTTTGCTAGTAATGAGTTTGGCGTTCGCTCGTTGGATCGCGTTGAAACCATTGTTCGGGAGCTTCATTCGTTAGGTGCTGCAGGCCGGATCAGACACTTGGTGCACGGCCGTTACGAAATCACGGACGAACGAGCGTGCGACGTGTTGGCGCCGCTCATCGATGACGGGTTCATTGATCTGCTGTCGCTGATGGACCACACCCCAGGGCAAGGGCAGTTCCGACAATTAGAGGACTATGCGAACTTTATGAGTGCTACTTACCAGCGGGATCGCACAGAAATTGCAAAGTTCGTCGAGCAAAAGCAGGCTGTTCGAGAAGTGGCCGCGTTGGCATACATCGAGCGCTTGACCTGCAAGGCGAAGGCGAGAGGCATTCGCATCGCGTCGCATGACGACGATACTGCGCGCAAAGTTCAGATGATGCAGGAACGAGGAATTACGCTGAGCGAGTTTCCAGTCACCTTGGAGGCGGCCCGGGCAGCGACTGAATCCGAAATGGGCGTCATCGTGGGGGCGCCCAACGTCGTTCGCGGAGGATCCACGTCCAACAATCTGAAGGCATCGGATGCCATCTTGAATGGGGTTGCGCAAATTCTCTGCTCTGATTACATGCCATCGTCCATTCTACATGCCGTATTTACACTGCATTTTAGGCACGGTATGCCGATGTATGAGGCGGTCAATATGGCCTCTTTGAATCCAGCGAGAGCGCTGGGATTGGAATCGACATCAGGGTCGATCAGCCCCGGTAAACTCGCGGATTTTAGCTTAGTGCGCCTGCATCAGAAAACGCCGATTGTAGAGCGCGTGTTTGTAGGTGGAACCCAGGTGCTGTACGTTGGGGACGGTGCGCACAAGCGTGCCGTCCAACCCGCTAAGCAAGGAGTTGTACAGAGTTGA
- the phnL gene encoding phosphonate C-P lyase system protein PhnL yields the protein MSKVLEVLDLQKSFTLHEFDGKRILGCKGVSFSVDEGEFVGITGKSGSGKSTMLKCLYRTYLPTSGEVWFVSERFGRIDLTRTPERQISTIRRREIGYVSQFLNVLPRVTAHDVVANSLVETGVDEDTAHEGAAAILSHFQIPKNLWNAYPHNFSGGEKLRLNLAKEMVKQPRLLLLDEPTASLDNASKELVKDILNELKRSGTSMVGIFHDLDFMEQTVDTHYKMNQGVLGGVTV from the coding sequence ATGAGCAAAGTCCTCGAAGTATTGGATTTACAAAAGTCGTTTACCCTTCACGAATTTGACGGCAAGCGCATCCTGGGATGTAAGGGTGTGAGTTTCTCGGTTGATGAGGGCGAATTCGTGGGGATCACAGGCAAGAGTGGCTCGGGAAAGTCGACGATGCTCAAGTGCTTGTATCGTACCTACCTCCCGACGTCAGGCGAAGTATGGTTTGTATCTGAACGATTTGGTCGAATTGACTTAACCCGAACGCCGGAGCGACAGATCTCTACAATACGCAGAAGAGAGATAGGCTACGTGTCACAGTTTCTAAATGTACTGCCAAGGGTGACGGCACACGACGTTGTGGCCAATTCGCTTGTTGAGACGGGCGTTGATGAGGACACAGCACATGAGGGGGCCGCCGCTATCTTGTCGCATTTCCAAATTCCGAAGAACTTATGGAACGCCTATCCTCACAACTTTAGCGGTGGAGAGAAACTGCGATTGAACTTGGCGAAGGAAATGGTGAAACAACCGCGTCTTCTGCTGCTTGATGAACCAACGGCATCGCTGGACAACGCCTCAAAGGAGTTAGTCAAAGATATCCTGAACGAGCTAAAGCGGTCCGGTACGAGTATGGTTGGTATTTTTCATGACCTAGATTTTATGGAGCAGACAGTAGACACGCATTACAAGATGAATCAGGGCGTCTTGGGTGGTGTGACGGTATGA
- a CDS encoding ATP-binding cassette domain-containing protein produces MHDALWRENDSIAEQPLLQVRDLTKIHGRGCPHCLELTGPEMGGNRCPQCGSIVACANFNLTVYPGEIVGIIGESGSGKSTVMKCLHFDDSPTSGTVHLSTLEDGKPNLFDVSQQRKRWICNHLIGIVYQNPVQGLRLDFSSGGNIAEKLIAADWNNVGDIRQRAGYLLKRTEIPLERMDDLPKNFSGGMQQRVQIAKALANDPPLLLLDEITTGLDVSVQAQILDLIRQLKRTLGITMIVVSHDFGVIRMLTERTLVMKDGRVVEQGLTDQILEDPQHPYTQVLVNSML; encoded by the coding sequence ATGCATGATGCATTGTGGCGAGAAAACGACTCGATAGCTGAACAGCCCTTGTTGCAGGTTCGGGACCTGACCAAAATTCACGGTCGCGGTTGTCCACATTGCCTGGAGCTCACTGGGCCGGAGATGGGTGGGAACCGATGTCCACAGTGCGGTTCCATCGTTGCTTGTGCGAACTTCAACCTCACTGTCTACCCGGGAGAGATTGTCGGTATCATCGGCGAAAGCGGATCGGGTAAGAGTACGGTGATGAAGTGCTTGCACTTTGATGATTCTCCCACTTCTGGAACCGTTCATTTAAGTACACTGGAAGACGGGAAGCCCAATTTGTTCGACGTAAGTCAGCAAAGGAAGCGGTGGATTTGTAATCACTTGATTGGGATTGTGTATCAGAATCCGGTGCAGGGGCTGCGCCTCGATTTCAGCAGCGGTGGCAACATCGCCGAAAAGTTGATTGCCGCAGACTGGAACAATGTTGGAGATATCCGTCAAAGGGCCGGATACTTACTGAAACGAACGGAAATCCCGCTTGAACGGATGGATGACTTACCCAAGAATTTCAGCGGCGGCATGCAACAGCGCGTCCAAATTGCCAAGGCGTTGGCCAACGATCCACCGCTCTTGTTGCTGGACGAAATTACGACGGGGCTGGATGTGTCCGTACAGGCGCAGATTCTCGATCTTATTCGCCAACTCAAGCGAACACTCGGTATCACGATGATCGTTGTATCGCACGACTTTGGCGTGATTCGAATGTTAACGGAGCGAACACTCGTGATGAAAGATGGACGAGTGGTCGAACAGGGGCTGACGGACCAAATTCTTGAAGATCCACAACACCCTTACACCCAAGTGCTTGTCAACTCCATGCTATAG
- a CDS encoding alpha-D-ribose 1-methylphosphonate 5-phosphate C-P-lyase PhnJ — protein MNSSYNFAFLDEGTKREIRRKLLKAVAIPGYQVPFGSRELPIARGWGTGGLQVTFAIVGRTDVVKVIDQGADDSVNACNLRDLIEVTTGCSTTSDTLDATIVQTRHRIPEESMTAEQILVFQVPYPESLRFVEPSERETRRMHAEADYSKLWVFLYEDIVRWGEITLSHRYPVMVNHRYIMDPSPIPRFDVPKLHQADTLFLFGAGREKRIYAIPPYTDVTPLQFQDYSFHVEDFHGASCAECGSTESYLTEVYDRKQGTKQYVCSDTSYCMKRQEQQAGSDVTIGRLWHA, from the coding sequence GTGAATAGCAGCTACAACTTCGCTTTTCTCGACGAAGGTACCAAACGAGAGATTCGACGCAAGTTACTGAAGGCTGTCGCGATTCCAGGTTACCAGGTACCGTTCGGGTCCAGGGAACTGCCCATCGCAAGAGGCTGGGGAACTGGTGGATTGCAAGTCACATTCGCAATCGTAGGGCGAACGGATGTCGTCAAGGTGATCGACCAAGGGGCGGATGACAGCGTCAATGCATGCAATTTGCGCGACTTGATCGAGGTGACCACTGGATGTTCGACTACCTCCGACACACTTGACGCAACGATTGTGCAGACGCGACATCGCATCCCGGAGGAGTCCATGACGGCGGAGCAAATCCTCGTGTTTCAAGTGCCGTATCCGGAGTCGCTGCGCTTTGTCGAACCGAGCGAGCGGGAAACGAGACGGATGCACGCCGAGGCGGATTACAGCAAGCTCTGGGTGTTTCTCTATGAGGACATTGTGCGCTGGGGCGAGATTACGTTGTCTCATCGCTATCCGGTGATGGTAAACCATCGCTATATTATGGATCCGTCCCCGATCCCTCGGTTTGATGTCCCCAAACTGCACCAGGCCGACACGCTCTTCTTGTTCGGCGCCGGTCGCGAAAAGCGAATTTATGCGATACCGCCATATACAGATGTGACACCGCTGCAGTTTCAGGACTACTCGTTTCACGTCGAAGACTTTCACGGTGCTTCGTGTGCCGAGTGCGGAAGCACTGAGTCGTATCTCACGGAAGTTTATGACCGCAAACAGGGTACTAAGCAATATGTCTGCTCGGACACCAGCTATTGCATGAAGCGTCAAGAGCAACAGGCAGGCTCGGACGTCACGATTGGGAGGCTTTGGCATGCATGA
- a CDS encoding carbon-phosphorus lyase complex subunit PhnI, with protein sequence MAYVAVRGGQRAIEEAEKLTKYYRLKNGSSPIAVRQIRDQMRLAVDRVMSEGSLYAPDLAAIALKQAEGDTLEASFLLRAFRSTLPRNLYSLPVDTTHIRMIRRVSATFKDIPGGQFLGPTRDYTKRLIEFSLSEESEDDVKDFLAAYVSDTDVPDTMPEFPKVVDLLRAEGLLENRGAKDAQLEDSDATPPGPSDVGDITRQPIRFPASRAVRMQSLSRGEQGALLALAYSSARGYGFIHPTLGELRVGYVPLVVPHPIYENETITVGWVLVTEAEIVARMEERTEHKRAQFSLGYGFCFGHNDVKAMSMATLDRAMVPEGASAPAEDEEFVLYHIDGIESSGFVSHWKLPHYVDFQAEMNRVQSIQERRRTE encoded by the coding sequence ATGGCGTATGTTGCTGTAAGAGGTGGACAGCGCGCGATTGAGGAAGCGGAGAAATTGACCAAGTACTATCGATTAAAAAACGGGAGTTCGCCCATCGCGGTGCGACAAATTCGAGATCAGATGCGGTTGGCTGTCGATCGGGTGATGAGCGAGGGCTCACTGTACGCCCCGGATCTCGCCGCGATCGCTCTGAAACAGGCGGAAGGGGATACACTTGAAGCCTCCTTTCTATTGCGTGCGTTCCGGTCTACGCTTCCGCGAAACTTGTATTCCCTGCCAGTCGACACTACGCATATTCGCATGATCCGGCGCGTTTCGGCGACGTTCAAAGACATCCCTGGTGGGCAATTTCTCGGCCCGACGCGCGACTATACCAAGCGCCTCATCGAGTTTTCCTTGAGTGAGGAATCTGAGGACGACGTCAAGGACTTCTTGGCGGCGTACGTGAGCGATACAGACGTGCCAGACACCATGCCAGAGTTCCCGAAAGTAGTGGATTTACTGCGAGCAGAGGGACTATTGGAGAATCGCGGTGCGAAGGACGCCCAACTGGAAGACTCGGACGCTACTCCCCCCGGGCCTTCGGACGTCGGCGACATTACTCGCCAACCGATCCGCTTTCCCGCTTCTCGCGCTGTAAGGATGCAATCCCTCAGCCGCGGTGAGCAAGGAGCGCTTCTAGCCTTGGCGTATTCCAGTGCCCGCGGATATGGATTTATTCACCCCACCTTGGGAGAACTACGCGTCGGTTATGTGCCACTCGTCGTGCCTCACCCGATTTATGAGAACGAGACGATCACGGTCGGTTGGGTTCTCGTGACAGAGGCTGAGATCGTCGCCCGAATGGAGGAGCGGACAGAACACAAACGTGCTCAATTCTCACTGGGCTATGGATTCTGCTTCGGCCACAACGATGTCAAGGCGATGTCCATGGCTACCCTGGACCGCGCGATGGTCCCAGAAGGTGCCTCAGCGCCTGCGGAAGATGAGGAATTTGTTCTCTATCACATCGATGGCATTGAATCGTCCGGATTCGTGTCGCACTGGAAGTTACCTCATTATGTGGATTTTCAAGCAGAGATGAACCGCGTTCAATCGATTCAGGAGAGGAGGAGAACAGAGTGA
- the phnH gene encoding phosphonate C-P lyase system protein PhnH gives MTTPSLPTISEQERLTQALFRTLLDCMSRPGKIGKMAPSNGVLEIGLDPCVVSVALTLLDQEVSFHIVHDNGASSSMLQVYTMARMAPMEQCDFVFLQGTDAVDIRSLKRGILTYPDESATVVCSVKRLSEAATRSPGTTRLTLSGPGIKDECQLCIDGIDQQLMSCWQTANQEYPLGIDWIFVDVEGNVCCIPRSTQFTWEVM, from the coding sequence ATGACGACACCTTCCTTACCTACGATATCGGAGCAAGAGCGTCTTACTCAGGCGTTGTTTCGCACTCTATTGGACTGCATGTCCAGGCCAGGGAAAATCGGAAAAATGGCTCCATCAAACGGAGTGCTCGAAATCGGGCTCGATCCCTGTGTCGTGAGCGTGGCCCTGACGCTCCTTGATCAAGAAGTGTCGTTTCATATCGTTCACGACAATGGGGCGAGTTCCTCGATGTTGCAAGTGTATACAATGGCGCGTATGGCACCCATGGAACAATGCGACTTTGTCTTTTTGCAGGGAACCGATGCAGTAGATATTCGCAGTTTGAAGCGAGGCATCCTTACGTACCCAGATGAAAGTGCGACCGTGGTCTGTTCCGTCAAGCGCTTGTCCGAAGCGGCGACACGTTCACCCGGTACGACTCGACTGACTCTTAGCGGACCAGGTATCAAGGATGAGTGTCAGCTCTGTATCGATGGCATCGACCAGCAACTGATGTCATGTTGGCAAACCGCCAATCAGGAGTATCCACTTGGAATCGATTGGATCTTCGTTGACGTAGAGGGCAATGTCTGTTGTATACCTCGCAGTACGCAGTTTACATGGGAGGTGATGTGA
- the phnG gene encoding phosphonate C-P lyase system protein PhnG: protein MDTNRRTKILSESSLRDLEPWIAKVEWMADIQVVKPPQMGLVMMRARESVEQEVFNVGEVLVSECTVTVDGQLGFGIVAEHDLERARALAVLDAVFHANSPKWEGLQKELDAWLGAQEVQQEEAWRRDFANIQRSLVNFDLLEEVDND from the coding sequence GTGGATACGAACCGACGAACAAAAATCCTGAGTGAAAGTTCACTTCGCGACCTTGAGCCTTGGATCGCGAAGGTTGAGTGGATGGCAGACATTCAGGTGGTCAAGCCACCACAAATGGGTCTCGTGATGATGCGAGCTAGGGAAAGCGTTGAACAAGAAGTGTTCAACGTCGGCGAAGTATTGGTATCAGAGTGCACCGTGACGGTGGATGGGCAACTCGGATTCGGCATCGTTGCAGAGCATGATTTGGAACGCGCACGTGCACTTGCGGTGTTGGACGCCGTGTTTCACGCCAACAGTCCGAAGTGGGAGGGGCTACAGAAGGAACTTGATGCGTGGCTTGGTGCACAGGAAGTTCAGCAAGAAGAGGCTTGGCGTCGCGACTTTGCAAACATCCAACGCAGTTTAGTCAACTTCGATTTACTAGAAGAGGTGGATAACGACTGA